The following proteins are encoded in a genomic region of Paenibacillus sp. FSL H3-0469:
- a CDS encoding phage tail tape measure protein, producing MAGGIIGSLMYAVGFKFNSKGLDSADKKVSKLTKGVVAMGAAAGAAMVGIAAAGINAASNYETAMKQVEGATGATAEQMEATRGIAKNLYANNFGEDWNDLGAAIANVQQVTGQTGAELENTTRNAILMRDQFGFEIPESIKSVDTMMKQFGITSEDAYNLLAQGAQRGLDKSGELVDSANEYANQFKSLGFSADEMFDVFAAGSKEGVFQVDKVGDAVKEFNIRSKDGSKTSMDAFTALGLNAEAMMQTFARGGPQSKQAFSDIVSMISDIADPVARNNIGVALMGSQFEDLEINVISAMGAAGKSFDKSKKTMDELNKIKFEKPGEAMRMFGRQIEVGILIPIGQKLLPYFNQFGQWLSEHKPQIEAVGNAIGNGLGKALGAVAGWVKAALPYLQQFGAAVVDKVGGWIQTAMPYLQQFGQMAGDAFNMLVTKGQELWTSLQPIVELVGTKLLGAAVALWPEIQNIATKMYDVGKAVVEWGGFIPIVSGIAAMMLTYKAAIFAVSTATKIAGIATKVWSGITKAFTAVQTAFNAVIAMNPIALVVLALVGLGVALTVAYKRSDKFRAFIDKMWGGIKKATMATLNFFKVTIPKYFMLAFNAVTNFIKKWGVTILAVLGGPITMIALLVYKNWDKIKAVTVAVFTAIWNWLKQAWNWILNTVNTASTAVWSRVAEAWQKVKEGTASIFTAVWNKIKSIWSSITGSVSSAVSKVWSEIKAAWNKVFDTTNSLMTKVWNKITAIWGQIVSGVKGIGTKLLTAVTDMWGTVTDFFGGIDLKQIGKDIIQSLINGIGSMAENLMIKVKALGDKIKNAFSFKTTATASIETPDAVLGVTPIDGSNAKGLAYVPFDGYISELHKGERVLTAKENEEYSQINYDPMRKWTMPNSFSDLMPAPIEKTVSREPDPYTPESAPARTTNNQRVNFTAPAINITIQGNANDKTVQQIGNVVDQKLQDIIDAVSRIMGVEISGAN from the coding sequence ATGGCAGGCGGAATTATTGGGTCCTTGATGTATGCGGTAGGCTTCAAGTTTAACAGCAAGGGCTTAGACAGCGCGGACAAAAAGGTCAGCAAGTTGACCAAAGGTGTTGTTGCCATGGGAGCGGCGGCAGGCGCGGCTATGGTGGGTATTGCTGCGGCCGGAATAAATGCAGCGTCTAATTACGAAACGGCCATGAAGCAGGTCGAGGGAGCTACTGGAGCGACGGCGGAACAAATGGAAGCGACCCGAGGGATTGCCAAGAACTTGTATGCCAACAACTTCGGTGAAGATTGGAACGACCTGGGCGCAGCTATTGCAAACGTGCAGCAGGTAACCGGCCAGACCGGGGCGGAGCTGGAGAACACCACCAGGAATGCAATCCTGATGCGAGATCAGTTTGGTTTTGAAATCCCTGAATCAATCAAGTCGGTAGATACCATGATGAAGCAGTTCGGCATCACATCGGAAGATGCTTACAACCTACTAGCGCAGGGTGCGCAGCGGGGGCTTGATAAATCCGGGGAGCTGGTAGACTCCGCAAATGAATACGCGAACCAATTCAAGAGCTTAGGCTTTAGTGCAGACGAAATGTTTGACGTCTTCGCCGCTGGCTCAAAGGAAGGCGTCTTTCAAGTTGACAAAGTTGGCGACGCTGTTAAAGAGTTCAACATTCGTTCCAAGGATGGCAGCAAGACGTCCATGGATGCTTTTACGGCATTAGGATTAAATGCAGAAGCCATGATGCAGACCTTCGCACGCGGCGGCCCGCAGTCGAAACAGGCATTTAGCGATATTGTCTCCATGATATCGGATATAGCTGATCCGGTAGCGCGGAATAATATCGGTGTCGCGCTGATGGGTTCGCAGTTTGAAGACTTGGAAATTAACGTTATATCGGCCATGGGCGCGGCGGGCAAGTCGTTTGATAAAAGTAAGAAGACCATGGACGAGCTGAATAAAATCAAGTTTGAAAAGCCCGGCGAGGCTATGAGGATGTTCGGCAGGCAGATCGAGGTAGGCATCCTGATTCCGATAGGGCAGAAGCTGCTGCCGTATTTCAACCAATTTGGTCAATGGCTGTCTGAACACAAGCCACAGATTGAGGCGGTCGGAAATGCCATCGGTAATGGTTTAGGTAAGGCACTGGGTGCGGTCGCTGGCTGGGTCAAGGCGGCGCTGCCGTATCTCCAGCAATTCGGCGCTGCCGTGGTGGATAAGGTCGGGGGCTGGATACAGACGGCAATGCCTTACCTGCAGCAATTTGGGCAGATGGCGGGGGATGCGTTTAATATGCTGGTCACCAAGGGCCAGGAGCTGTGGACCAGCCTGCAGCCGATAGTCGAATTAGTAGGGACGAAGCTGCTGGGGGCTGCGGTGGCATTGTGGCCAGAAATCCAGAACATTGCTACGAAGATGTATGATGTCGGCAAAGCGGTTGTGGAGTGGGGAGGGTTTATCCCTATTGTATCCGGCATAGCTGCCATGATGCTGACCTATAAGGCGGCCATATTTGCCGTATCAACCGCGACCAAGATTGCCGGGATTGCTACAAAGGTTTGGTCAGGTATCACCAAGGCGTTCACAGCCGTCCAGACGGCATTTAACGCGGTGATAGCAATGAATCCCATTGCTCTTGTCGTATTGGCCTTGGTGGGGCTAGGCGTGGCGCTCACAGTGGCCTACAAGCGTTCAGACAAATTCCGCGCCTTCATAGACAAGATGTGGGGCGGGATCAAAAAGGCGACCATGGCAACTCTTAATTTCTTCAAAGTGACGATCCCTAAATACTTCATGCTGGCCTTTAATGCGGTGACCAATTTCATCAAAAAATGGGGCGTCACCATCTTGGCCGTCTTAGGTGGACCCATCACTATGATTGCACTCCTGGTGTATAAAAATTGGGATAAGATTAAGGCCGTGACCGTAGCTGTATTCACGGCCATCTGGAATTGGCTTAAGCAAGCCTGGAACTGGATTCTGAACACGGTGAATACTGCATCAACAGCCGTGTGGTCACGAGTCGCTGAAGCATGGCAGAAAGTCAAAGAGGGTACGGCTTCTATTTTTACGGCGGTCTGGAACAAAATTAAGTCGATATGGAGCAGCATCACCGGTTCCGTGTCCAGCGCTGTCTCAAAGGTTTGGAGTGAGATTAAGGCAGCCTGGAATAAGGTCTTTGACACGACAAATTCCCTCATGACGAAGGTATGGAACAAGATTACCGCCATATGGGGGCAGATTGTCAGCGGCGTCAAAGGAATAGGCACCAAACTCCTGACGGCTGTTACTGATATGTGGGGAACTGTGACGGACTTCTTTGGGGGCATTGATCTTAAGCAAATCGGTAAAGACATTATTCAGAGCCTTATTAACGGCATTGGTAGTATGGCTGAGAACCTTATGATAAAGGTCAAAGCATTGGGAGACAAGATAAAGAATGCTTTCAGCTTTAAAACAACTGCGACAGCGAGTATAGAAACGCCTGATGCCGTATTAGGAGTTACACCCATTGACGGGAGTAACGCTAAAGGTTTAGCGTATGTACCTTTTGACGGCTATATTTCCGAACTTCATAAGGGAGAGCGCGTCCTAACCGCCAAGGAAAATGAAGAATACTCCCAAATCAATTACGATCCTATGCGAAAGTGGACAATGCCAAATAGTTTTTCGGATCTTATGCCTGCTCCAATTGAAAAAACAGTTAGCCGGGAACCTGATCCATATACGCCAGAATCTGCACCGGCTCGTACAACCAATAATCAAAGAGTCAACTTCACAGCTCCAGCCATCAACATCACCATTCAAGGCAATGCCAATGATAAAACAGTGCAACAGATTGGTAATGTTGTGGATCAAAAACTGCAGGATATTATTGACGCTGTATCCCGGATCATGGGGGTGGAAATCAGTGGCGCTAATTAA
- a CDS encoding DUF3383 family protein, translated as MLSISDVTVTIAVLKPTPILGGFGKPLILGSSTAGKDFKNYADIDAVKADYPASTEEYKAAFALFAQKNPPAEVAIISRKTGASPVALVDLLPTLFLKDWHFLLTTTTTVEDLILIADAVEADKSRQFVARTSSKADLATIKAKVYDRTAVIYHTTVNNYPDAAWVGAVGSLPVGSVTWKGWTLVGIAPMDIDASELNAIHALGANTYVTKAGTNVTSDGRAVSGEFIDFIHSQDFIVFSIQYAVQDLFNQAQAALSKIPYDNRGIAQIESAVRTVLQRAYLQGMIAADDDGVPLYNTTFPPRSQVDPAQVAARNYPDGQFEFVIAGAVHTAVIRGTIKFA; from the coding sequence ATGTTGAGCATTAGTGATGTAACAGTAACCATTGCCGTTCTTAAGCCGACGCCTATCCTGGGTGGATTCGGCAAGCCCTTGATTTTGGGCAGCAGTACGGCAGGTAAAGACTTCAAGAATTACGCGGACATCGATGCGGTGAAGGCGGATTATCCGGCCAGCACCGAGGAATACAAGGCGGCTTTCGCCCTGTTTGCCCAGAAAAATCCGCCTGCAGAGGTGGCAATTATCTCCCGCAAGACCGGAGCAAGCCCGGTAGCGTTGGTGGATCTGCTGCCGACCTTGTTTCTAAAGGATTGGCACTTTCTGCTCACCACTACAACAACGGTTGAAGACCTAATCCTGATTGCGGATGCCGTAGAGGCTGATAAGTCTCGGCAGTTTGTGGCCCGGACCAGTAGTAAGGCAGATCTGGCGACCATCAAAGCAAAGGTATATGACCGCACAGCGGTGATCTATCACACAACCGTCAACAACTACCCTGATGCTGCGTGGGTGGGAGCGGTCGGCAGCCTACCGGTGGGCAGTGTAACATGGAAAGGCTGGACGCTGGTTGGCATTGCTCCAATGGATATCGACGCTTCCGAACTGAATGCCATCCATGCACTGGGCGCTAATACCTACGTGACCAAGGCCGGGACCAACGTCACCAGCGACGGCCGGGCGGTTAGCGGGGAGTTCATCGACTTTATCCACTCTCAGGACTTCATTGTATTTTCCATCCAGTACGCTGTTCAGGATCTGTTCAACCAGGCGCAGGCTGCTTTATCTAAAATCCCGTATGATAATCGCGGCATTGCCCAGATTGAGAGCGCGGTGCGGACGGTGCTGCAGCGGGCATACCTGCAGGGCATGATTGCGGCCGATGATGATGGCGTGCCGTTGTACAATACGACATTCCCGCCGCGTTCGCAGGTTGATCCGGCGCAGGTTGCCGCCCGTAACTACCCGGACGGACAATTTGAGTTTGTCATTGCCGGAGCTGTTCACACGGCCGTGATTCGCGGCACAATCAAATTTGCATAG
- a CDS encoding phage terminase small subunit P27 family, with protein MSGKRQPIDLLLYKGKKNLTKQEIETRKKQEVKAPADKIRAPSYLSKEHKRDFNKIAKELERIGIMSNLDVDALARYIISRQMYLDVTAALLNRKPIMQYEVKENDDVDGELIPNTTTKEAASGVYADLLLNQDKLFKQCRQAASDLGLTIASRCRLVIPQGPEKGEPSEFDQKFGDV; from the coding sequence ATGTCTGGAAAAAGGCAACCAATTGACCTGCTGCTGTACAAGGGAAAAAAGAACCTGACCAAACAGGAGATCGAGACAAGAAAAAAGCAAGAAGTGAAGGCGCCCGCCGATAAAATCCGGGCGCCTTCTTATTTGTCCAAGGAGCACAAGCGGGATTTTAACAAAATCGCGAAGGAGCTGGAACGGATCGGCATCATGTCGAATCTGGATGTGGACGCACTGGCCCGGTACATCATATCCCGGCAGATGTATCTGGATGTGACGGCCGCGCTGCTGAACCGGAAGCCTATCATGCAATACGAGGTCAAGGAAAACGACGATGTGGACGGCGAGCTGATCCCGAACACGACGACCAAGGAAGCGGCCAGCGGCGTGTATGCAGATCTGCTGCTCAACCAAGACAAATTATTCAAGCAATGTCGGCAAGCTGCGTCTGATCTTGGCTTAACCATTGCTTCCCGGTGCCGGTTGGTGATTCCGCAGGGACCCGAAAAGGGAGAACCATCCGAGTTTGATCAGAAGTTTGGTGATGTATAA
- a CDS encoding phage major capsid protein translates to MNKELRELLAKLEQRKTEVRSFLAQDKTKEAEEMMDEVRSLQAKAKMHQELENEDRDNLGGGEELGGRNTDMDKREDAELEKEYQSIFLRGLRRQGVTADMRSVVKEYERRAVMNEGETNPAIPAGDSHLLVPKDIQTKIHTFMRSLDDLSQYVDVISVNSLSGSRVMEKIQDMVPFPVIDEYAPIPEIDNPTFQDIDYKVRKRGGILPLTNELLADSDQNLIEYITDWIGRKAVVTRNVLITTLAKTLPKVDLANFGDVKRVLNVDLDPAISQTSVIMTNQDGYNWLDQLVDAQGRPLLQPDITSPTGMVYKGRRIVVVANRYLPSDTTTGKAPIIIGNLKQLIKLFSRKFFELASTKEGGDAWRRDTTEFRTIMRDDIKIWDPGAAVYGQLDISDEV, encoded by the coding sequence ATGAATAAAGAATTGCGGGAGCTGCTGGCGAAGCTGGAGCAGCGGAAAACAGAAGTGCGCTCTTTCTTGGCGCAGGATAAGACGAAGGAAGCGGAAGAGATGATGGATGAAGTCCGTTCTCTGCAAGCGAAAGCCAAGATGCACCAGGAGCTGGAGAATGAGGATCGCGATAATCTGGGCGGCGGCGAAGAATTGGGCGGACGGAATACCGACATGGACAAACGCGAAGATGCGGAGCTGGAGAAGGAGTATCAGAGCATTTTCCTTCGGGGATTGCGCCGCCAAGGGGTGACGGCGGACATGCGGAGTGTGGTTAAGGAATACGAACGCCGCGCCGTGATGAACGAAGGGGAAACCAACCCGGCCATTCCTGCAGGGGATTCGCATTTGCTGGTTCCGAAGGATATCCAAACAAAGATTCATACCTTTATGCGTTCTTTGGATGATCTTTCCCAATATGTTGACGTCATTTCGGTAAATTCTTTGTCCGGTTCTCGTGTAATGGAGAAGATTCAGGACATGGTCCCTTTCCCGGTTATTGATGAATATGCACCAATTCCTGAAATCGACAATCCAACCTTTCAGGATATCGATTACAAGGTTCGGAAACGTGGGGGTATCCTGCCACTGACAAATGAACTTTTGGCCGATAGTGATCAGAATTTGATTGAATATATTACGGATTGGATCGGCCGCAAGGCGGTAGTCACACGGAATGTGCTGATTACCACGCTTGCAAAGACACTTCCGAAAGTGGATTTAGCCAATTTTGGTGACGTTAAGCGCGTTCTTAATGTCGATTTGGACCCAGCAATTAGCCAAACATCCGTGATCATGACTAACCAGGACGGTTATAACTGGCTGGATCAATTGGTTGATGCCCAGGGACGGCCACTCTTGCAGCCGGACATCACTTCACCTACCGGTATGGTGTACAAGGGTCGCCGGATTGTCGTGGTTGCGAATCGGTATTTGCCGAGTGACACCACTACTGGAAAAGCGCCTATCATTATCGGTAATCTCAAACAACTGATCAAGCTGTTTTCCCGCAAATTCTTCGAACTGGCCAGCACGAAAGAGGGTGGCGACGCTTGGAGACGGGATACCACGGAGTTCCGGACTATTATGCGGGATGATATCAAGATTTGGGACCCGGGCGCGGCTGTTTACGGACAATTGGATATTTCAGACGAAGTATAG
- a CDS encoding phage protein, with the protein MAGEVKTYDSMDVTTIVDGVFLTGYGEDLVTVAKDEEQYTTAVGAQGDVIRNKVNNPLGTITVTLQRTSPQVPYLDGLANSGKLVPVSVIFSGTPKETNIATQAYLKKPADREYGGEAGDKSYEFQCLDLSMN; encoded by the coding sequence GTGGCAGGAGAAGTTAAAACATACGATTCGATGGACGTCACCACGATTGTGGATGGCGTCTTTTTAACAGGATACGGTGAGGATTTGGTGACGGTTGCCAAGGATGAAGAACAGTATACAACAGCGGTGGGCGCTCAGGGGGATGTAATCCGTAACAAGGTGAATAATCCCCTGGGAACTATCACCGTCACCCTGCAGCGGACCAGCCCGCAGGTTCCTTATCTGGATGGACTTGCGAACAGCGGCAAACTGGTTCCTGTTTCCGTTATTTTTTCGGGGACACCAAAAGAAACGAACATTGCGACTCAGGCATATCTCAAAAAGCCCGCAGACCGGGAATATGGCGGCGAGGCTGGCGATAAATCGTATGAGTTCCAGTGCCTTGACTTGTCAATGAACTAA
- a CDS encoding phage portal protein, with the protein MFGFGRSEAETRSYEVGLNDRKLLEWLGLDVGPGEVNIKGWNALKVDTVYACIKVLSDAISKLPLKVYQEDDSGITKSARHYLYRLLKLRPNPYMSAADFWKAIEANRAMGNAYASIEFDKRTGRVAGLWPMDASKVRVIVDDAGILSDPTLRIASRQTRLWYEVDIGNGQKRKLLPDEVLHFKGSITLDGLIGVHTMDYLRTSAENAASAGKFINNFYKQGLQVKGLVQYTGALDEGSKKVFVDNFESMTSGLKNSHRVAMMPYGYQFTPISISMADAQFLQNTELTFRQIANAFGVKMHQLNDLAKATYSNVEQQQLAFYSDTQQPILTTYEQELSYKLFTDSELDNGYYCKFNVDSILRADLKTRYEAHAKGISGGFLTPNEARAAEDKPPMPGGDQLVFNGNVIPLTMAGQQYVKGGEETEPEEDEPDSDEGEESNAGEARDPGDGGDGGATE; encoded by the coding sequence ATGTTTGGTTTTGGCCGGAGCGAAGCGGAAACGCGGAGCTATGAAGTGGGCCTGAATGACCGGAAGCTGCTAGAATGGCTGGGTTTGGATGTGGGGCCGGGCGAAGTCAATATCAAAGGCTGGAACGCCCTGAAGGTGGACACGGTGTATGCCTGCATCAAGGTATTATCAGATGCCATATCCAAGCTACCGTTAAAGGTGTACCAGGAGGACGATTCCGGTATTACAAAGTCTGCCCGCCATTACCTGTATCGGCTGCTGAAGCTGCGGCCGAACCCGTACATGTCGGCTGCGGACTTTTGGAAGGCCATCGAAGCGAATCGGGCCATGGGGAATGCGTATGCTTCAATCGAATTTGATAAGCGGACCGGTAGAGTGGCCGGGCTGTGGCCGATGGATGCCAGCAAAGTCCGGGTGATTGTGGACGATGCCGGGATCTTGTCAGACCCGACGCTGCGGATAGCCTCCCGTCAAACGCGGTTATGGTACGAGGTGGACATAGGCAACGGCCAAAAGCGTAAGCTGCTGCCGGACGAGGTGCTGCATTTCAAGGGAAGCATTACCCTGGATGGTTTAATCGGTGTGCATACCATGGATTACCTGCGAACGTCCGCCGAGAATGCGGCTTCCGCAGGCAAGTTCATCAACAATTTTTATAAGCAAGGACTTCAAGTCAAAGGCTTGGTGCAGTATACCGGTGCGCTGGACGAAGGGTCCAAAAAGGTATTCGTGGATAACTTTGAAAGCATGACATCAGGGTTAAAAAACAGCCATCGAGTAGCTATGATGCCTTACGGCTATCAATTCACGCCGATTTCAATCAGCATGGCCGATGCACAGTTTTTGCAAAATACAGAACTGACGTTTCGACAGATTGCCAATGCCTTCGGCGTCAAAATGCACCAACTCAATGACTTAGCGAAGGCGACTTACAGCAATGTGGAGCAGCAGCAGCTTGCATTCTACTCCGATACCCAGCAGCCGATACTTACCACCTATGAACAGGAACTTTCTTACAAACTTTTCACTGATTCGGAGCTGGACAACGGGTATTACTGCAAATTCAACGTCGATTCCATTCTGCGGGCCGACCTGAAAACGCGGTATGAAGCGCACGCGAAAGGCATTTCGGGCGGATTCCTCACGCCAAACGAAGCGCGGGCAGCGGAAGACAAGCCGCCGATGCCGGGCGGGGATCAACTGGTGTTCAATGGCAACGTCATACCGCTGACTATGGCAGGCCAGCAATACGTGAAGGGGGGTGAAGAAACTGAGCCAGAAGAAGACGAACCCGACTCCGACGAAGGAGAAGAGAGCAATGCCGGTGAAGCTAGAGATCCGGGAGACGGAGGCGACGGAGGAGCAACCGAGTAA
- a CDS encoding HK97 family phage prohead protease, with protein sequence MPVKLEIRETEATEEQPSKRTITGAIKYESDSEEMRDWYGDTFVEQIAAGAFDESLAARDVVGLWSHDTSQVLGNTKSGTLRLLSGKQELRFELDLPDTTSGNDAFAIIQRGDVDGVSFGMRVTKDKWSSETREDKSKLYKRSILNAELYEISPVAFPAYPANEVSARSLEDYKASEQRAADQILKQKMLIELELI encoded by the coding sequence ATGCCGGTGAAGCTAGAGATCCGGGAGACGGAGGCGACGGAGGAGCAACCGAGTAAGCGGACCATCACCGGGGCGATTAAGTATGAGAGCGACAGCGAGGAAATGCGTGATTGGTACGGCGACACCTTTGTGGAGCAGATTGCAGCCGGTGCGTTTGACGAGAGCCTAGCGGCGCGGGATGTGGTCGGCCTGTGGTCGCATGATACCTCCCAGGTGCTGGGTAATACTAAGAGTGGCACGCTGCGGCTCCTGAGCGGTAAGCAGGAATTGCGCTTCGAGCTGGACCTGCCGGATACTACATCCGGGAATGATGCTTTTGCCATTATCCAGCGCGGAGATGTGGACGGCGTATCCTTTGGGATGCGGGTGACGAAGGATAAATGGTCCTCCGAGACCCGCGAGGATAAAAGTAAGCTCTACAAACGGTCCATCCTGAACGCAGAGCTATATGAAATCTCCCCGGTAGCCTTCCCGGCTTATCCGGCAAATGAGGTTTCCGCCCGAAGCCTGGAGGATTATAAAGCCAGTGAGCAGCGGGCAGCCGACCAGATATTAAAACAGAAAATGTTAATTGAGCTGGAGCTGATCTGA
- a CDS encoding terminase TerL endonuclease subunit, which yields MLGLKHWMMSYCYDVIHDDVPACQKHKQACERFLRDIDRSGTKDFPYVFDEDRAMRFFEWMNLFRHTKGVLKGERLQPHDIQVFVFGNVYGWVNPATGYRRFRKAYWQVGRKNAKSQTLGAVATYEAMAFGEGMSEVYIGATKSEQAKIVYKEARAMLAGCPELKGKWREAYGRITHTKTDSVIRALSKEDQKTGDGLNPQAAIIDEYHAHLTTEIYDVLDSGMVARPQPLLMVITTAGDVSGPCYRVEYDYVSRLLDPADQAENEQYFVMVNELDKDEDGNVIDDIRDERAWLKANPIAASYPEGLNNIRARMNEALEKPEAMDDFLTKNMNVWMVTGEKKYLRADRWKACGASEANPFPELRGKLGYLGVDLSSKIDLTSVGFVFPLEDGRYAVLGHSFMPEETLLQREKKDKVPYSRWVRAGWLTATPGAVVDYRFVQAYVMEQIEANGWKVQENCFDPYNATQFAQNMETEGFIPVEIRQGIKTLGEPTKSFRDSVLEKKIIHDNDPVIAWAFGNAIARADHNDNIMLDKQKSRQRIDPAASIINAFVRAMFDAEDTSSDVSEFSKEDFLKKLWG from the coding sequence ATGCTGGGCCTGAAACACTGGATGATGAGCTATTGTTACGACGTCATTCATGATGATGTGCCGGCCTGTCAGAAGCATAAGCAGGCGTGTGAACGATTCCTACGGGATATTGACCGTTCCGGAACAAAGGACTTCCCTTATGTCTTTGACGAAGATCGAGCCATGAGATTCTTTGAGTGGATGAACCTTTTCAGGCATACCAAAGGAGTGCTTAAGGGGGAACGGCTTCAGCCCCATGACATACAGGTATTCGTGTTTGGCAATGTCTATGGCTGGGTGAACCCCGCGACCGGCTACCGCCGTTTTCGAAAGGCATACTGGCAGGTGGGCCGGAAGAATGCGAAGTCTCAGACGCTGGGAGCTGTCGCCACCTATGAGGCCATGGCCTTTGGCGAGGGGATGTCTGAGGTGTATATAGGGGCTACGAAGTCTGAACAAGCCAAGATTGTCTATAAGGAAGCTAGGGCCATGCTTGCGGGCTGTCCAGAGCTTAAGGGGAAGTGGCGGGAAGCTTACGGACGTATTACACACACGAAGACAGATTCCGTTATTCGTGCCTTGTCCAAAGAGGACCAGAAGACAGGCGACGGTCTGAACCCACAGGCGGCCATCATCGACGAATATCACGCCCACCTGACCACGGAGATTTATGACGTCCTGGATTCCGGGATGGTGGCCCGGCCGCAGCCCCTGCTGATGGTCATCACCACGGCCGGGGATGTCAGCGGGCCTTGCTATCGCGTGGAATATGATTATGTTTCCCGTCTGCTTGATCCGGCCGACCAAGCCGAGAATGAGCAGTATTTTGTCATGGTCAATGAGCTGGACAAGGATGAAGACGGGAACGTGATAGACGATATCCGGGATGAACGGGCATGGTTGAAGGCGAACCCTATTGCGGCATCGTATCCCGAAGGACTGAACAATATACGGGCGCGTATGAATGAGGCGCTGGAGAAGCCGGAAGCGATGGATGATTTCCTAACCAAAAACATGAACGTGTGGATGGTGACAGGGGAGAAAAAGTACCTGCGGGCGGACCGCTGGAAAGCCTGCGGTGCTTCGGAAGCGAATCCCTTCCCGGAACTTCGCGGCAAACTTGGATATTTGGGCGTGGATTTATCTTCAAAGATCGACTTAACAAGCGTTGGGTTCGTCTTCCCGTTGGAGGATGGGCGTTATGCGGTGCTGGGTCATTCTTTCATGCCGGAAGAAACCTTACTGCAGCGGGAAAAGAAGGACAAGGTTCCTTACAGTCGCTGGGTGCGGGCTGGCTGGCTGACAGCTACGCCGGGCGCGGTGGTGGATTATCGGTTTGTTCAGGCGTATGTCATGGAACAGATCGAGGCGAACGGGTGGAAAGTGCAAGAGAACTGTTTCGACCCGTACAACGCCACTCAGTTCGCGCAGAACATGGAAACAGAAGGATTCATCCCTGTTGAGATCCGGCAGGGGATAAAGACGCTTGGCGAACCTACAAAATCCTTCCGAGATAGCGTCTTGGAAAAGAAAATTATCCATGACAATGATCCTGTCATTGCTTGGGCTTTTGGGAATGCCATAGCCCGGGCGGATCATAATGACAATATCATGCTGGATAAACAGAAATCCCGGCAGCGGATTGACCCCGCAGCCTCTATTATAAATGCCTTTGTTCGGGCGATGTTTGACGCTGAGGACACCTCATCCGATGTATCAGAGTTCAGCAAAGAAGATTTCTTAAAGAAACTATGGGGCTAA
- a CDS encoding helix-turn-helix domain-containing protein: MNDWISENILFTSEAMEIMNCTRQNLHHFVQKGRLVPVKTVGRDRLFLRSDVLELQESVSSYNRKPKVDKPGE; this comes from the coding sequence ATGAATGATTGGATTTCTGAGAATATCCTCTTCACCTCGGAAGCCATGGAGATCATGAACTGCACACGGCAGAATCTGCACCACTTCGTACAGAAGGGCCGGCTTGTCCCCGTGAAGACTGTCGGCCGTGACCGCCTATTCCTTCGCTCTGATGTGCTGGAGCTGCAGGAGTCGGTCAGTTCCTATAATCGCAAACCTAAAGTAGACAAGCCCGGTGAATGA
- a CDS encoding helix-turn-helix domain-containing protein — MFNFSSKEELTEWIAREVVGTSEAMEIMNCSRQNLHYFVQSGKLVPIKDTGRERLFYRTDVLERREAASIYNRKSKADKPGE, encoded by the coding sequence ATGTTCAACTTTTCCAGCAAGGAAGAATTGACGGAATGGATAGCCCGGGAAGTTGTCGGCACCTCTGAAGCAATGGAGATAATGAATTGTAGCCGTCAGAATCTCCATTATTTTGTTCAGAGTGGAAAGCTTGTGCCGATTAAGGACACCGGCCGCGAACGTCTATTCTACCGGACCGATGTGCTGGAACGGAGAGAAGCGGCCAGCATATATAACCGCAAATCTAAAGCAGACAAGCCCGGTGAATGA
- a CDS encoding HNH endonuclease, producing MSKGGYCDKHRQEREQRRGTAASRGYGHKWRTAREEYLMQHPLCVECTRLGLAGAASHVDHIIAHKGDPALFWNRANWQGLCAPHHSEKTVREDGGFGR from the coding sequence GTGAGTAAGGGCGGGTACTGTGACAAGCACCGGCAGGAGCGGGAGCAGCGCAGGGGTACGGCAGCAAGCCGCGGCTATGGCCACAAGTGGAGGACAGCTCGGGAAGAATACTTGATGCAGCATCCGTTGTGTGTGGAGTGTACAAGGCTGGGACTAGCAGGGGCAGCGTCACATGTAGACCACATCATCGCCCACAAGGGAGACCCGGCGCTGTTCTGGAATCGTGCGAACTGGCAAGGGCTGTGCGCGCCGCACCATAGCGAGAAGACGGTCAGGGAAGACGGCGGATTTGGACGATAA